A window of Pseudomonas monteilii contains these coding sequences:
- a CDS encoding monooxygenase — translation MSTTPQQMSLGMNILGFGAHAAAWRQGEAPVDACADIDYYRDIARTSERGCLDAIFLADTPALAGDVAQHPSARLEPTVLLTAIAAATSRIGVIATASTTYNEPFNLARRIASLDHISRGRAAWNAVTNAADAAAQNFGLAGAPLHVDRYARADEFIDVTFKLWDSWEEDALVGDRIGGRYADPAKVHTLDFHGQHFTVKGPLNLPRSPQGRPVLVQAGSSEGGKALGSRYADAIFTTQTTLADGQAFYREMKARAQAWGRNPAHLKVMPGLSTVIGSTEAEAHARFDQLNAWHGEHGLLQQVAGRIGIDASELDPDAPLPWARIGEVAAFERGSQGFLEAQLNLARRENLSIRQLSRRILVGHRLMVGTPEQVADTLVEWFLAGAGDGFNIMPDLFPSGVEVFVDHVVPILQRRGLFRREYQGSTLREHLGLPKAVNQYSLPTTPIAARVAR, via the coding sequence ATGAGCACCACCCCTCAACAGATGAGCCTGGGCATGAACATCCTCGGCTTCGGCGCCCATGCCGCCGCCTGGCGTCAAGGCGAAGCACCGGTCGATGCCTGTGCCGACATCGACTACTACCGCGACATCGCCCGCACCTCGGAGCGCGGTTGCCTGGACGCGATCTTCCTGGCCGACACCCCGGCGCTCGCCGGTGACGTGGCCCAGCACCCGAGCGCACGCCTGGAGCCGACCGTACTGCTCACCGCGATCGCGGCGGCGACCTCGCGCATCGGGGTGATCGCCACCGCCTCGACCACCTACAACGAGCCCTTCAACCTGGCCCGGCGCATCGCTTCGCTGGACCACATCAGCCGTGGCCGCGCCGCCTGGAACGCGGTCACCAACGCCGCCGACGCCGCGGCGCAGAACTTCGGCCTGGCCGGTGCACCGCTGCATGTCGACCGCTATGCACGCGCCGACGAGTTCATCGACGTCACGTTCAAGCTGTGGGACAGCTGGGAGGAGGACGCCCTGGTCGGTGACCGGATCGGCGGGCGCTACGCCGATCCGGCCAAGGTCCATACCCTGGACTTTCACGGCCAGCACTTCACGGTCAAGGGCCCGCTGAATCTGCCCCGTTCGCCCCAGGGGCGGCCGGTGCTGGTCCAGGCCGGTTCCTCCGAAGGTGGCAAGGCGCTCGGGTCGCGCTATGCCGATGCGATCTTCACCACCCAGACTACCCTGGCCGACGGTCAGGCCTTCTACCGCGAGATGAAGGCCCGTGCACAGGCCTGGGGGCGCAACCCTGCACACTTGAAGGTCATGCCCGGGTTGTCCACCGTGATCGGCAGCACCGAGGCCGAGGCCCACGCCCGTTTTGACCAGCTCAATGCCTGGCATGGCGAGCACGGACTGCTGCAGCAGGTGGCCGGGCGCATCGGCATCGACGCCAGCGAACTGGACCCGGACGCGCCACTGCCCTGGGCACGGATTGGCGAAGTGGCAGCGTTCGAGCGGGGGTCGCAGGGCTTTCTCGAAGCCCAGCTGAACCTTGCCCGGCGGGAAAACCTGAGCATCCGCCAGCTGTCGCGGCGCATCCTGGTCGGTCATCGTCTGATGGTCGGCACGCCCGAGCAGGTGGCCGACACCCTGGTCGAGTGGTTCCTTGCCGGCGCGGGCGATGGCTTCAACATCATGCCCGACCTGTTTCCGTCCGGGGTGGAGGTGTTCGTCGACCATGTCGTGCCGATCCTGCAGCGCCGTGGGCTGTTCCGGCGCGAGTACCAGGGCAGCACCCTGCGCGAGCACCTGGGCCTGCCCAAGGCCGTCAACCAGTACAGCCTCCCGACCACGCCCATTGCCGCCCGCGTGGCGCGCTGA
- a CDS encoding acyl-CoA dehydrogenase, whose product MTLPFQPPMTDAALDAHFAPVFARIRAGAVTREQQRELAFEPVAWLRDAGFGALRVPREQGGLGVSLPQLLRQLVRLGEADSNLPQIVRAHLGFVEGRLSARDPASQALWLPKVAAGELWGAAMAERTDSTGNSVTLTRVSPADESAAYRLDGEKFYCTGTLYADWIAAIASEGEDFVSVVVPTSAPGVQVLDDWDGFGQRLTGSGTTRFAAVEIPAHQVLRRFAKGELRAESYLSAFYQAVHLATLAGIARAVLADAVAFVQGRTRAFGVPGQSRPADDPLVQRVIGRLSSLAFAAEAQVSAIGKALQTVAEAVQAGAVTEQHYTEAEVQVYQAQQIVLAQVLEATTLLFEVGGASATSNQRRFDRHWRNARTLASHNPAIYREQALGDYYLNGISPAAAWRARQLDVAPGQRANDEASAV is encoded by the coding sequence ATGACCCTACCTTTTCAACCTCCCATGACCGATGCGGCGCTCGACGCCCATTTCGCACCAGTGTTCGCACGCATCCGTGCGGGGGCCGTCACTCGCGAGCAGCAGCGCGAATTGGCCTTCGAACCGGTGGCCTGGCTGCGTGACGCCGGTTTCGGCGCGCTGCGTGTGCCGCGTGAGCAGGGCGGCCTGGGGGTGAGCCTGCCTCAGCTGTTGCGCCAGCTGGTGCGCCTGGGCGAGGCGGACTCGAATTTGCCGCAGATCGTTCGGGCGCACCTGGGCTTCGTCGAAGGGCGTTTGTCCGCTCGCGACCCGGCCTCCCAGGCGCTGTGGCTGCCCAAGGTGGCCGCCGGCGAGCTATGGGGCGCGGCCATGGCCGAGCGTACCGACAGCACCGGTAACAGCGTGACGCTTACGCGCGTGTCCCCTGCAGACGAATCGGCGGCCTACCGGCTCGACGGCGAGAAGTTCTACTGCACCGGTACCCTCTATGCGGACTGGATCGCCGCGATCGCCAGCGAAGGCGAGGACTTCGTCAGCGTGGTGGTGCCGACCTCGGCGCCCGGTGTGCAGGTCCTCGACGACTGGGACGGCTTCGGCCAGCGCCTGACCGGCAGCGGCACCACCCGTTTCGCCGCCGTGGAAATCCCGGCCCATCAGGTGCTGCGGCGCTTCGCCAAAGGTGAGCTGCGCGCCGAATCCTACCTCAGCGCCTTCTACCAGGCGGTCCACCTGGCCACGCTGGCCGGCATCGCCCGGGCCGTCCTGGCCGATGCCGTCGCCTTCGTCCAGGGACGTACCCGCGCCTTTGGCGTGCCGGGTCAGTCACGTCCGGCCGACGATCCGCTGGTGCAGCGGGTGATCGGTCGCTTGTCGAGCCTGGCCTTCGCGGCCGAGGCACAGGTCAGTGCCATTGGCAAAGCCTTGCAGACGGTGGCCGAGGCCGTGCAGGCGGGCGCCGTCACCGAGCAGCATTACACCGAGGCCGAGGTGCAGGTGTATCAAGCCCAGCAGATCGTCCTGGCCCAGGTGCTGGAAGCCACTACGTTGCTGTTCGAGGTGGGCGGCGCTTCGGCCACCAGCAACCAGCGGCGCTTCGACCGTCACTGGCGCAATGCCCGCACCCTGGCCTCGCACAACCCGGCGATCTACCGCGAACAGGCGCTGGGCGATTACTACCTCAACGGCATCAGCCCGGCCGCCGCCTGGCGCGCCCGTCAACTCGACGTGGCGCCCGGGCAGCGCGCGAACGATGAAGCCAGCGCAGTCTGA
- a CDS encoding hybrid sensor histidine kinase/response regulator: MRPTFFLESAHVSDKVRVDNAAGANIKQPHKDVFFAAVETTRMPMIVTDPNRPDNPIIFANNAFLEMTGYDLHEILGENCRFLQGPDTDRSVVNAVREAIADKVDIATEILNYKKDGSSFWNALFISPIHNDNGDLIYFFASQLDVSRRRDAEDALRQAQKMEALGQLTGGIAHDFNNLLQVMGGYLGLIGSAVEKSTIDVPRVKRSVDHARSAVDRASTLTKQLLAFARKQSLQGRVLNLNHLVSDIEPLIERTFGAEVAVSYDLEPHLRNCRIDPTQAEVALLNLMINARDALIGREAPRILIETRNIAVKDLASVSYDGLLPGNYVSISLTDNGIGMSADIRDRVMDPFFTTKEEGKGSGLGLSMVYGFAKQSGGAARIYTEEDIGTTLRLYFPVDDAGVVHQDPVRAVDRKSGSEKILIVEDRPDVAELAKMVLEDYGYSADMVLNAREALKRFDTGHDYDLLFTDLIMPGGMNGVMLAREVRRRYPKMKILLTTGYAENSLERTDLGGSEFEVISKPCMPHDLARKVRQVLDGPNGVA, translated from the coding sequence ATGCGTCCTACCTTTTTTCTGGAGTCTGCTCACGTGAGCGATAAAGTCCGTGTCGATAACGCTGCCGGTGCCAATATCAAGCAACCGCACAAGGATGTGTTCTTCGCTGCGGTGGAAACAACGCGCATGCCGATGATCGTGACCGACCCCAACCGTCCGGATAATCCGATCATCTTTGCCAACAACGCCTTTCTGGAAATGACCGGGTACGACCTGCACGAGATCCTCGGCGAGAACTGCCGCTTCCTGCAGGGCCCCGACACGGACAGGTCCGTGGTCAACGCCGTGCGCGAGGCCATTGCCGACAAGGTCGACATCGCCACCGAGATCCTCAACTACAAGAAGGACGGCTCGAGCTTCTGGAACGCGTTGTTCATCTCGCCGATCCACAACGACAACGGCGATCTGATCTATTTCTTCGCCTCCCAGCTCGACGTGAGCCGACGCCGGGATGCCGAAGACGCCCTGCGCCAGGCGCAGAAGATGGAAGCGCTCGGCCAGTTGACCGGCGGCATCGCCCATGACTTCAACAACCTGCTGCAGGTCATGGGGGGCTACCTGGGCCTGATCGGCTCGGCGGTCGAGAAAAGCACCATCGATGTGCCACGGGTCAAGCGCAGCGTCGATCACGCCCGTTCGGCGGTGGACCGGGCCAGTACCCTGACCAAGCAACTGCTGGCATTCGCACGCAAGCAGAGCCTGCAAGGCCGGGTGCTGAACCTCAACCACCTGGTGTCGGACATCGAGCCCTTGATCGAGCGCACCTTCGGCGCCGAAGTGGCCGTGAGCTACGACCTGGAACCCCACTTGCGCAACTGCCGGATCGACCCGACCCAGGCCGAGGTGGCGTTACTGAATCTGATGATCAACGCCCGGGACGCGCTGATCGGTCGCGAGGCGCCGCGTATTCTCATCGAGACGCGCAACATCGCGGTCAAGGACCTGGCCAGTGTGTCCTATGACGGCCTGTTGCCGGGCAACTACGTGAGCATTTCGCTGACCGACAACGGCATCGGCATGTCGGCCGACATTCGCGACCGGGTCATGGACCCCTTCTTCACCACCAAGGAGGAAGGCAAGGGGTCGGGGCTTGGTCTCTCGATGGTGTACGGGTTCGCCAAGCAGTCGGGTGGCGCGGCGCGCATCTACACCGAAGAGGACATCGGCACCACCTTGCGGCTGTACTTCCCCGTGGACGATGCCGGCGTGGTCCATCAGGACCCGGTGCGCGCCGTCGATCGCAAGTCGGGCAGCGAGAAGATCCTCATCGTCGAGGACCGGCCGGATGTGGCCGAGCTGGCGAAGATGGTGCTGGAAGACTACGGTTACAGTGCCGACATGGTGCTCAACGCGCGCGAGGCACTCAAGCGCTTCGACACCGGGCACGACTATGACCTGCTGTTCACTGACCTGATCATGCCCGGCGGCATGAATGGTGTGATGCTGGCCAGGGAAGTGCGCCGTCGCTACCCGAAGATGAAGATCCTGCTCACCACGGGCTATGCGGAGAATTCGCTGGAACGGACGGACCTGGGTGGCTCGGAGTTCGAAGTGATTTCCAAGCCCTGCATGCCTCACGACCTTGCACGTAAGGTGAGGCAAGTACTGGACGGCCCGAACGGCGTGGCATGA
- a CDS encoding chemotaxis protein, with protein MFNTRLKSTIAAQAAELAELRQLRDGLQREMLTLSIDPAFIILACNVHFAQALGYRQDELIGRSMDTIVPTYVTKLPCYHKFRAAIGARQSITDEYRYLHADGSLVWLHAHWQPILGEDGAIKQMICHATNITRRLEKASENTSFIDALLRSTAVIEFDLDGKVVTANEQFLRAMGYTLAQVKGQHHRVFCTPEESGAPAYQAFWETLKRGEFVAGRFKRIDSHGQVVWLEATYNPVYDTEGNLCKIVKFATVVTEQVARELEVSEAANTAFGISRDTDVAAQQGAVVVNDTVQTMQKIADDMQLASTGVEALGRQSLLINSIIQTIGSIAQQTNLLALNAAIEAARAGEQGRGFAVVADEVRQLAGRTSTATEEIAAVVLQNGKLVEKTMQDMSNSKHEAEQGLELAVQAGKVIVDIREAARRVVDAVGRFSTHLGS; from the coding sequence ATGTTCAATACCCGACTCAAGAGTACGATCGCTGCCCAGGCCGCCGAGCTGGCGGAATTGCGGCAGTTGCGCGATGGGCTGCAGCGCGAAATGCTGACGCTCAGCATCGACCCGGCGTTCATCATCCTGGCGTGCAACGTGCATTTCGCCCAGGCCTTGGGTTATCGGCAGGACGAGCTGATCGGCCGGTCGATGGATACCATCGTGCCGACTTATGTCACGAAACTGCCCTGCTATCACAAGTTCCGTGCCGCGATCGGGGCTCGCCAGTCGATCACCGATGAATACCGCTACCTGCATGCCGACGGGTCGCTGGTGTGGCTGCATGCGCACTGGCAGCCGATCCTGGGCGAAGATGGCGCGATCAAGCAGATGATCTGCCATGCCACCAACATCACCAGACGTCTGGAGAAAGCGTCCGAAAACACCTCGTTCATCGATGCCCTGCTGCGTTCGACGGCGGTCATCGAGTTCGACCTCGACGGCAAGGTAGTCACTGCCAACGAGCAGTTCCTGCGGGCCATGGGGTATACGCTGGCTCAGGTGAAGGGCCAGCACCACCGGGTGTTCTGCACGCCTGAAGAATCAGGCGCCCCGGCCTACCAGGCCTTCTGGGAGACGCTCAAACGCGGCGAATTCGTTGCCGGACGCTTCAAGCGCATCGATAGCCATGGCCAGGTGGTATGGCTCGAGGCGACCTACAACCCGGTCTACGACACCGAAGGCAACCTGTGCAAGATCGTCAAGTTCGCCACGGTGGTGACCGAGCAGGTCGCCCGTGAACTGGAGGTCAGCGAGGCGGCGAACACGGCTTTCGGCATTTCGCGTGACACCGACGTCGCCGCCCAGCAAGGCGCCGTGGTAGTCAATGACACGGTGCAGACCATGCAGAAGATCGCCGACGACATGCAATTGGCCTCCACGGGTGTCGAGGCGCTGGGTCGCCAGTCGCTGTTGATCAACTCGATCATCCAGACCATCGGCAGCATCGCCCAGCAGACCAACCTGCTCGCACTCAATGCCGCCATCGAGGCCGCCCGTGCCGGTGAGCAAGGACGAGGGTTCGCCGTGGTCGCCGACGAGGTCCGACAACTGGCCGGGCGCACGAGCACGGCGACCGAGGAGATCGCGGCGGTCGTGCTGCAGAACGGCAAGCTGGTAGAGAAGACCATGCAGGACATGTCCAACAGCAAGCACGAGGCCGAACAAGGATTGGAGCTGGCCGTTCAGGCGGGCAAGGTCATCGTGGACATCCGCGAGGCGGCACGCCGGGTGGTCGATGCGGTCGGGCGGTTCAGCACGCACCTGGGTAGTTGA
- a CDS encoding dimethylallyltransferase, whose amino-acid sequence MKILMVLTSHDQLGNTGKKTGFWLEEFAAPYYAFVDAGAQITLASPKGGQPPLDPKSDEADAQTDHTRRFQQDEEAKKVLANTFPLGEVDPYDFDAVFYPGGHGPLWDLAEDKDSITLLESFYASNKPIGTVCHAPAVLKHVKAPDGHPVVKGKRVTGFSNSEEQAVGLTDVVPFLVEDMLKANGGEYSKADDWASYVIEDGHLVSGQNPASSAAVAEALIKRLEKEPGIE is encoded by the coding sequence ATGAAGATCCTGATGGTGCTCACATCTCACGACCAACTGGGCAACACCGGCAAGAAGACCGGCTTCTGGCTCGAGGAATTCGCGGCGCCCTACTACGCCTTCGTCGATGCGGGTGCCCAGATCACCCTGGCCTCGCCCAAGGGTGGGCAACCACCGCTCGACCCCAAGAGCGACGAGGCCGACGCACAGACCGACCACACCCGTCGCTTCCAGCAGGACGAGGAAGCAAAGAAGGTGCTGGCCAATACGTTCCCGCTGGGTGAGGTCGACCCCTACGATTTCGATGCCGTGTTCTACCCCGGTGGGCATGGGCCGCTCTGGGACCTGGCCGAGGACAAGGACTCCATCACCCTGCTCGAGTCGTTCTATGCCTCCAACAAACCCATCGGCACGGTGTGCCATGCGCCGGCGGTACTCAAGCACGTGAAAGCGCCCGATGGCCATCCCGTGGTCAAGGGCAAGCGCGTCACCGGGTTCAGCAACAGCGAAGAACAGGCCGTGGGCCTGACCGATGTAGTGCCCTTCCTGGTGGAGGACATGCTCAAGGCCAATGGTGGTGAGTATTCCAAGGCGGATGACTGGGCCAGCTATGTGATCGAGGATGGTCATCTGGTCAGTGGGCAAAATCCGGCCTCCTCGGCGGCAGTAGCCGAGGCCTTGATCAAGCGTTTGGAGAAGGAGCCTGGCATCGAGTGA
- a CDS encoding deoxyribonuclease: MAQRRLLHNGLLPLLLLLSCTTLLAFLWGSYSSQRALSRQDALAAKAAEHLNLASVVAEQLVQTLERAQALGSRQTPDTLPPALAHDPLLQLTALYDREGRRRPGQPAQAPERLPAAWMAHLRSHLANQGAAPLLLNRSVKASTVRPTALPFLLPLTDATGDVEALLLVQLDIDYFARLFRHVDLGTTGLIRLLQEDGQERLRVDTHGVAIDGQNLLPDLPATAAMTGQLTQYTQQGTYQSLFRRVPNRGMSVVVSQRHDEMLAAPTQAYARQFWANLGISAMILAGLGWTLLLLYRRQEAFHALEQAQQINQQLIGRLEEEHRRSSHAAATDHLSGLHNRRQFVDLAGRTLVRQRGQRRLMAMLFIDMDRFKSINDSLGHKVGDLLLQAIAGRITRLLEPGDEASRFGGDEFVVLLAGHRSEDQITAWVRALVDKLSATYALDGQEVNTSPSVGVAICPRDGQDVDSLIRHADAAMYSAKQAGRAQYRFFDPSLNLSDIQAFTLEQALGQAVAERQFVLHFQPQIRLDTLQVTGYEALVRWQHPTFGLLYPDRFIGVAERSGFIVALGWEVVRLACEALADWRTEGRSARLAVNVSAMQLWQPDFSDRLLATLAHWRVAPEQLELEITETTVLDPEGTAMAHLHRLRAAGIGISLDDFGRGYAGFAHLQSLPLSKLKIDRALIAPLCNSYDDSPIVSSTIILAKRLGLEVVAEGVETREQVVCLKLAGCDVAQGYHFSRPLAPAQLRQYPPFAGAERLACA, encoded by the coding sequence GTGGCCCAGCGTCGCCTGCTTCACAACGGTCTTCTGCCGCTGCTTCTCCTGCTCTCGTGCACCACCCTGCTGGCGTTTCTCTGGGGCTCCTACTCCAGCCAGCGCGCCTTGTCCCGTCAGGATGCCCTGGCAGCCAAGGCGGCCGAGCATCTGAACCTGGCCAGCGTCGTCGCAGAGCAGCTGGTCCAGACCTTGGAACGCGCTCAGGCGCTGGGCAGCAGGCAGACGCCTGATACGCTGCCGCCTGCCCTGGCGCATGACCCGCTTCTCCAGCTGACCGCCCTATACGACCGTGAGGGTCGACGTCGGCCCGGGCAGCCTGCACAAGCTCCCGAACGCTTGCCCGCCGCCTGGATGGCTCACCTGCGCAGCCACCTGGCAAACCAGGGCGCAGCACCCCTGTTGCTCAATCGCAGCGTGAAGGCTTCGACCGTTCGACCCACTGCCCTGCCCTTCCTGCTACCGCTCACCGACGCGACAGGCGACGTCGAGGCCCTGCTTCTGGTTCAGCTCGACATCGATTACTTCGCCCGGCTGTTTCGCCATGTCGACCTGGGCACCACGGGCCTGATACGCCTGCTGCAGGAGGACGGACAGGAACGGTTGCGCGTCGACACCCACGGCGTGGCTATCGACGGGCAGAACCTTCTACCCGACCTGCCGGCCACCGCTGCCATGACAGGCCAGCTCACCCAGTACACCCAGCAAGGCACCTACCAAAGCCTGTTCCGCCGCGTGCCGAACCGTGGCATGAGCGTGGTGGTCAGCCAGCGTCACGATGAAATGCTCGCAGCACCGACCCAGGCCTATGCTCGCCAGTTCTGGGCGAACCTGGGCATCAGTGCGATGATCCTGGCCGGGCTGGGCTGGACCCTGTTGCTGCTCTACCGCCGCCAGGAGGCCTTCCATGCCCTCGAACAGGCCCAGCAGATCAACCAGCAACTGATCGGTCGACTCGAAGAAGAGCACCGGCGCAGCAGTCATGCGGCGGCCACCGATCACCTCAGTGGTCTGCACAACCGCCGCCAGTTCGTCGACCTGGCCGGTCGGACGCTGGTGCGGCAGCGCGGCCAGCGGCGTCTGATGGCGATGCTGTTCATCGACATGGACCGCTTCAAGTCGATCAACGATTCGCTCGGACACAAGGTCGGTGACCTGTTGTTGCAGGCCATCGCCGGCCGTATCACCCGACTGCTCGAGCCGGGCGACGAAGCCTCGCGCTTCGGTGGTGACGAGTTCGTCGTCCTGCTGGCCGGACACCGCAGCGAAGACCAGATCACGGCCTGGGTACGCGCCTTGGTCGACAAGCTGTCGGCGACCTATGCGCTGGATGGGCAGGAGGTCAACACCAGCCCCAGTGTAGGCGTCGCCATCTGCCCGCGTGATGGGCAGGACGTCGACAGCCTGATCCGTCATGCCGACGCCGCGATGTATTCGGCCAAGCAGGCCGGTCGTGCGCAGTATCGGTTCTTCGACCCATCGCTGAACCTGTCCGACATCCAGGCCTTCACCCTTGAACAGGCGCTGGGGCAGGCGGTGGCCGAGCGACAGTTCGTGCTGCATTTTCAGCCGCAGATCCGTCTCGACACCCTCCAGGTGACCGGCTATGAGGCCCTGGTTCGGTGGCAGCACCCCACCTTCGGGTTGCTCTATCCTGACCGGTTCATCGGGGTGGCCGAACGTAGCGGTTTCATCGTTGCCCTGGGCTGGGAAGTCGTGCGCCTGGCATGCGAAGCGCTGGCCGACTGGCGAACCGAGGGCCGGTCAGCGCGCCTGGCCGTGAACGTGTCGGCCATGCAGCTGTGGCAGCCCGATTTCAGCGACCGCCTGCTCGCCACCCTGGCGCACTGGCGGGTAGCACCCGAGCAGCTGGAGCTGGAAATCACCGAGACCACCGTGCTGGACCCGGAAGGCACGGCCATGGCCCATCTGCACCGCCTGCGTGCTGCGGGCATCGGCATCAGCCTGGACGATTTCGGCCGTGGTTACGCCGGCTTCGCGCATTTGCAGTCGCTGCCGTTGAGCAAGCTCAAGATCGACCGGGCCCTGATCGCGCCCTTGTGCAACAGCTACGACGACAGCCCCATCGTCTCTTCCACGATCATCCTGGCCAAGCGCCTGGGCCTGGAAGTGGTGGCCGAGGGGGTCGAGACCCGTGAGCAGGTGGTCTGCCTCAAGCTGGCCGGCTGCGATGTAGCCCAGGGTTATCACTTCAGCCGGCCGTTGGCTCCAGCGCAGCTGCGGCAATATCCACCCTTTGCGGGAGCAGAACGCCTCGCCTGTGCCTAG
- a CDS encoding recombinase, with amino-acid sequence MTDIQRYVQAATRDNTRRSYQAAVEHFEVHWGGFLPATAESIARYLAEHADRLAVSTLRQRLAGLSQWHQSQGFPDPTKAPLVKQVLRGIRTLHPAPPRQAAPLLLEHLSKATETCEREATQARARGDLAALLRARRDQALLLLGFWRGARGDELARLQVEHIQAQAGSGLTLFLPQSKGDRQALGVQQRVPALKTLCPVQAYLRWIEVAGLARGPVFRKIDRWGNLSEQALNSNSLVGLLRRVLERADVPAALYTGHSLRRGFATWATANGWELKALMSYVGWKDAKSALRYIDAAQSFGELAVLPVDTRSAQGETLVQLEKDE; translated from the coding sequence ATGACCGACATTCAACGCTACGTTCAAGCCGCCACCCGCGACAACACCCGGCGCAGCTACCAGGCGGCCGTGGAGCATTTCGAAGTGCACTGGGGCGGCTTTCTGCCGGCGACCGCAGAGAGCATCGCCCGCTACCTGGCCGAGCACGCCGACCGCCTGGCAGTCAGCACCTTGCGTCAGCGTCTGGCCGGCCTGAGCCAGTGGCACCAGAGCCAGGGCTTCCCTGACCCGACCAAGGCGCCCCTGGTCAAGCAGGTACTGCGTGGCATCCGGACGCTGCACCCTGCCCCGCCCCGTCAAGCGGCGCCGTTGCTGCTCGAACACCTGAGCAAAGCCACGGAGACGTGCGAGCGCGAGGCGACGCAGGCACGCGCGCGCGGGGATCTGGCTGCACTGCTGCGCGCCCGGCGCGATCAGGCACTGTTGCTGCTGGGGTTCTGGCGCGGTGCACGCGGCGATGAACTGGCGCGCCTGCAGGTCGAGCACATCCAGGCGCAGGCCGGCAGCGGGCTGACCCTGTTCCTGCCCCAGAGCAAGGGCGACCGCCAGGCGCTGGGGGTGCAGCAACGCGTGCCCGCGCTCAAGACGCTCTGCCCCGTGCAGGCGTATCTGCGCTGGATCGAGGTGGCCGGGCTGGCACGGGGCCCGGTGTTTCGCAAGATCGACCGCTGGGGCAACCTGAGCGAGCAGGCGCTCAACAGCAACAGCCTGGTCGGGCTGCTGCGGCGGGTGCTGGAACGGGCCGACGTGCCGGCGGCGCTGTACACCGGGCACTCGTTGCGTCGCGGGTTCGCCACCTGGGCCACGGCCAATGGCTGGGAACTGAAGGCTTTGATGAGCTATGTCGGCTGGAAGGACGCCAAGTCGGCCCTCCGTTATATCGATGCGGCGCAGAGCTTTGGCGAACTGGCGGTCTTGCCTGTCGACACGCGGTCGGCCCAGGGGGAAACGCTGGTGCAGCTTGAGAAGGACGAGTAG
- a CDS encoding glycerate kinase: MKIVIAPDSFKDSLEAAGVARAIAAGITNAWPEAECIECPMADGGEGTMQAILAASQGELRHLTVRGPLGESVEAGWGWLAQTRTAIIEMAQASGLQLIPTGQRDACRSSTWGTGELIAAALAAGAQRIVLAIGGSATNDGGSGMLRALGLRLLDAEGQPLEEGGLALAKLARIDASDLDPRLAEVQVEVAADVDNPLCGPHGASAIFGPQKGASPEQVQALDQALGHFADHCRDLLGEDVREYPGCGAAGGMGFAAKAFMAARFRPGVDVVAELAWLEALVEGADLVITGEGRFDAQTLRGKTPLGVARVAKRHGVPVVVIAGTLGEGYEQLYAHGIDAAFALTSGPMNLEQACSDAERLLRARAGDIVRLWRLAAHRGQ, from the coding sequence ATGAAGATCGTCATCGCGCCCGACTCGTTCAAGGACAGCCTCGAGGCTGCCGGTGTCGCCCGGGCCATCGCTGCAGGCATCACAAACGCCTGGCCCGAGGCCGAGTGCATCGAATGCCCGATGGCCGATGGCGGGGAGGGCACCATGCAGGCCATCCTGGCGGCCAGTCAGGGCGAACTGCGTCACCTGACGGTGCGAGGCCCGTTGGGTGAATCTGTCGAGGCGGGGTGGGGCTGGCTTGCGCAGACGCGCACCGCGATCATCGAAATGGCCCAGGCCAGCGGTCTGCAACTGATCCCGACCGGCCAGCGCGACGCCTGTCGCAGCAGCACCTGGGGCACTGGCGAACTGATCGCCGCAGCCTTGGCCGCCGGCGCCCAGCGCATCGTCCTGGCGATCGGCGGCAGCGCCACCAACGATGGGGGCAGTGGCATGCTGCGCGCCCTGGGCCTGCGCCTGCTGGATGCCGAGGGTCAGCCACTGGAAGAAGGCGGGCTGGCCCTGGCGAAGCTGGCGCGCATCGACGCCAGCGACCTTGACCCACGGCTGGCCGAGGTGCAGGTCGAGGTGGCGGCGGACGTCGACAACCCCCTGTGCGGCCCGCACGGGGCGTCGGCGATCTTCGGCCCGCAGAAGGGCGCGAGCCCCGAGCAGGTCCAGGCCCTGGACCAGGCGCTCGGGCATTTTGCCGACCACTGCCGCGACCTGTTGGGCGAGGATGTGCGCGAATATCCCGGGTGTGGCGCGGCGGGCGGCATGGGCTTCGCCGCCAAGGCGTTCATGGCCGCGCGTTTCCGCCCGGGGGTGGACGTGGTCGCCGAGCTGGCCTGGCTCGAAGCCCTGGTCGAAGGGGCCGACCTGGTGATCACCGGGGAAGGGCGCTTCGATGCCCAGACCCTGCGCGGCAAGACGCCCCTGGGCGTGGCACGGGTCGCCAAGCGCCATGGCGTGCCGGTGGTCGTCATCGCCGGCACCTTGGGGGAGGGGTACGAACAGTTGTATGCCCATGGCATCGATGCGGCCTTCGCCCTGACCAGTGGCCCCATGAACCTGGAGCAGGCCTGCTCCGATGCCGAGCGTCTGCTGCGCGCTCGCGCCGGTGACATCGTGCGGCTCTGGCGTCTGGCTGCCCATCGAGGGCAGTGA